The following coding sequences are from one Pirellulales bacterium window:
- the pepT gene encoding peptidase T — protein MFESKLPYESCMIHPERLLKRFLRYVQIDTTAQEGAGKYPSSPGQLALGRMLLEELFSLGLNDGVQNEFGIITATVPATVKHATPTIALNAHLDTSPETSGAEVKPQVVRQYDGRDLILTGDLTKVIRVAENPDLHGLLGRTIITTDGTTLLGADDKAGIAVIMEFVSHLQEQPEILHGPVRVLFTCDEEIGHGVDHVDLQQIDAVVCYTLDGRGVDEIDVETFSADLAVVTLRGVNIHPSIGKGKMVNAVRAAAAFISRLPRNACSPESTDGREGFLHPYAIGGGVAAVTLRILLRDFDTSKLTELANQLRQAIEQTKNEFPGLEVDVQIIPQYRNMAEGLQQEPRAVAMAQQAFERLGRQPKLTIIRGGTDGSRLTELGLPTPNLSCGQHNPHSPLEWACLEEMELSVKVLVELVQVWAGI, from the coding sequence ATGTTTGAGTCCAAATTGCCCTACGAGTCCTGTATGATCCATCCTGAGCGTTTGTTGAAACGGTTCCTGCGGTATGTCCAAATTGACACAACTGCTCAAGAAGGCGCGGGAAAATATCCTTCATCGCCAGGTCAATTGGCGCTCGGTAGAATGTTGCTCGAAGAACTCTTCTCCCTGGGCCTGAACGACGGCGTCCAAAATGAATTTGGCATTATCACTGCCACCGTTCCAGCGACCGTGAAGCATGCGACGCCAACCATCGCTTTGAATGCACATTTGGACACTTCACCCGAAACAAGTGGTGCCGAAGTCAAACCACAGGTGGTACGCCAATACGATGGCCGCGATCTCATCTTGACCGGCGATTTGACTAAAGTAATCCGCGTCGCCGAGAATCCGGACCTTCATGGCCTGCTTGGTCGCACCATCATTACCACCGATGGCACCACGTTGCTTGGCGCCGACGACAAAGCAGGTATCGCTGTCATTATGGAATTCGTTTCCCATTTGCAAGAACAGCCTGAAATACTCCACGGTCCCGTGCGCGTGCTGTTCACCTGTGACGAAGAAATTGGCCACGGAGTAGATCATGTTGATTTGCAGCAGATTGATGCTGTGGTTTGCTATACGCTGGATGGCCGCGGTGTAGACGAAATTGATGTGGAAACATTTTCTGCGGACTTGGCGGTGGTAACGCTGCGAGGTGTGAACATCCATCCGTCGATCGGCAAAGGAAAAATGGTGAATGCCGTGCGCGCGGCGGCAGCCTTTATCTCCCGGCTTCCACGTAATGCTTGCTCGCCGGAGTCGACAGACGGCCGCGAGGGCTTTTTGCATCCCTACGCGATTGGCGGCGGCGTGGCTGCGGTAACCCTAAGGATTCTGCTGCGCGATTTCGATACGTCCAAACTCACCGAACTGGCAAATCAGCTACGACAGGCAATTGAACAAACCAAAAACGAATTTCCAGGCTTGGAAGTGGATGTGCAAATCATTCCTCAATATCGCAACATGGCGGAAGGACTACAGCAAGAACCCCGCGCAGTGGCCATGGCTCAACAAGCCTTCGAACGGCTGGGAAGACAACCTAAATTAACCATCATTCGCGGAGGCACCGATGGCTCCCGGCTGACAGAACTCGGGCTTCCGACTCCCAATCTGTCCTGCGGCCAGCATAATCCTCACTCTCCTTTGGAATGGGCATGTTTAGAGGAAATGGAGCTATCCGTGAAGGTGCTTGTAGAACTTGTCCAAGTTTGGGCCGGCATCTAA
- a CDS encoding helix-turn-helix transcriptional regulator yields MINSYHGSFAIHAENLRRLMAREGLTLTELMLRSRLNHRTLKEILAGRRRPQPRTLHRLAESLNVPVEELFQDPALLRHRLFDRRTNPAVDEVVTVYPQIFHGWAPAEFDELYSRFGTGGSLTQQGALDAARAMNHRRELLTKATLLLESNEGELLESILELLHRRVVLEAPGHTNSLKPEEATQDY; encoded by the coding sequence ATGATAAATAGTTATCACGGTTCCTTCGCCATTCATGCAGAAAACCTGCGTCGTTTAATGGCTCGGGAAGGACTTACCCTCACTGAGCTGATGCTTCGCAGCAGATTGAATCATCGCACACTCAAGGAGATATTGGCCGGACGTCGTCGGCCCCAGCCACGCACGCTGCATCGGTTGGCGGAAAGTTTGAACGTACCGGTAGAAGAGTTGTTTCAAGATCCGGCATTGCTGCGACACCGGTTGTTCGACCGTCGCACGAATCCGGCGGTCGATGAAGTTGTGACGGTTTATCCACAAATCTTTCATGGTTGGGCGCCCGCGGAATTCGACGAACTTTACAGCCGCTTTGGCACCGGAGGTTCGCTAACTCAGCAGGGCGCGCTGGATGCAGCACGCGCCATGAACCACCGCCGTGAATTGCTGACCAAGGCAACTCTGCTCTTGGAATCCAATGAGGGTGAGCTGCTCGAATCGATCCTGGAATTGCTTCATCGGCGTGTTGTCCTTGAGGCTCCCGGCCATACGAATTCTTTGAAGCCAGAGGAGGCGACCCAGGACTACTAG